A genome region from Bacteroidota bacterium includes the following:
- a CDS encoding DUF2795 domain-containing protein: MYWTLELASYLIDAPWPATKDELIDYAIRTGAPLELVENLQELEDDGDPYESIDEIWPDYPTHDEFFFNEDEY; this comes from the coding sequence ATGTATTGGACACTGGAATTAGCGTCATATTTGATAGATGCTCCATGGCCGGCAACAAAAGATGAGCTAATTGATTATGCGATTCGCACCGGAGCTCCTCTTGAGTTGGTGGAAAATTTACAGGAGCTTGAGGATGATGGTGATCCATACGAAAGTATCGATGAAATCTGGCCGGATTATCCCACTCATGATGAATTCTTCTTTAATGAAGATGAATATTAA